In the Parashewanella tropica genome, TGAAATCATGGATCCTGCTGCTTCACCATTGATAGAACAGTTGGCTCAAGCACTCTTTGAAAAGCGTAAACACAAAGGGATGACATTAGAACGTGCAAAAAAAGAGGTGTTAAAGCCACTTTGTTTTGCCAATATGCTGGTTGAGCATGGCATTGCTGAAGGCTCCGTTGCTGGCGCCGTTTACAGCACAGCTGACGTTGTTCGTAGTGCGATTCAAATTATTGGTATCAGCCCTAATTCAAAAATCGTTTCAAGCTTCTTTTTAATGATCATGTGTCAGCCTTTCCATACCTTTAAGGGTGGGATGATTTTCTCAGACTGCGGTTTAGTGATTGATCCTAATGCAGAAGAACTCGCTGATATAGCAATGGCTGCGTCAAAAAATGCACAAGCTTTATTAGGTAAAGACCCCAAAGTTGCTATGCTTTCGTTTTCTACAAACGGCAGTGCCAAGCACTCTGCCGTTGATAAAGTGGTTCAAGCATCAAGAATTGTAAAAGAAGTCATGCCAGAACTTGCCATTGATGAAGATGTGCAATTGGATGCGGCACTCGTTGCTGATATCGCCAAAGTCAAAAAGCCTGATTCAAAGGTGAAAGGTGAATCCAATGTATTAATTTTCCCTAACTTAGAAGCGGGAAATATTGGCTATAAAATGGCTGAAAGAATGGCGCAAGCAACCGCTGTGGGCCCTTTATTACAAGGTCTTGCTAAACCCGCCAATGATCTCTCTCGAGGTTGCAATGCAAACGATGTTTACAATGTGGTCGCCGTAACTGTTGTGCAAGCCCAAGCGGCTTCTGAGCTATGATAACAACGCTCATATTATTACTGCTGATCATTGTTATTGGTACCTATTTTCAAACGGCTACAGGCTTTGGTTTAGGGATTATTGTCACGGGGTTGGCAACGGCTTTCGGGCTTGCAGAGCTTAATTTTATCGCGGCAGTAGTCAGTCTTGTAACATTAGTGAACTGCTTATTTGTACTACCAAAATCTTTGTATAATATTGATTGGAAAATTTCGATTTTTGCTGGTTTGGCAATCATTCCAGGAGTAATTCTAGGTGTTCAACTGCTTTCGTATTTAAGTGATTCTGCAACGTCCATTTTACAAGCTTTACTTGGTTTAATGATCATCATTAGTGGTGTTAGCTCAATCAGCAAGGTATCACAAAATCAGGAAAAACCTAGTAGTCATATCTCCACGTTTTCCATCGCTGGTTTTGCGTCAGGTTTCACAGGCGGCCTATTCGGTATGGCTGGACCGCCTTTAGTTTTCCACTTCTATCGACAACCCTTTTCCATTGTTTCTATACGCAACCTACTACTGCTTTTATTTGCTTGCTCCTCAGCAAGCCGCAGCCTATTTTTATGGAGTCAAGATCAGATCACCAATGAGATATTATTACTCTCAGCTCTGGCCGTCCCTTTGGTATCGATTACCTCAATAATTGCCGTGAAATACCCCATACCTTTAAAACCACAGTCGATGAAAAAAGTGGTGTTTTTATTATTGATGGTATTAGGCGGTTATTTACTGATTAAATCTTTTATGATTTTTAGCTAAAAATTCAAGTGTATTAGAGTCTGATTAACCACAAATTAACCTTCTCTCATAGTTACAGACAAGTAGACTTAGTTGATCTATTTTCATATGACTTAAGTGGAAATATTTATGACACTCGTTTTTTGAGTCATAAGTACAAAAGAGGTTTAAATATGGCGGGTCATCACGATTATATTGGGCAGCAACGCTGCCCTTCAGAATATTATGATTACCAGTGGCAGTATCAGAATCCGCCGCAAAATCATGGATATCAAAGGTATCCCGAATACCAAAAACAGCCTTATGGTTATAATGACCAGCATGGTTATTCTGCAGGCGGATATAGAGTTAGCGATCAGCGTACTCCATCCCCTGCAACTCACTCACAATATGAAGCCACTTACTCTGAAGATATATCTGGTAGAAATCAAAACCCCGCTTCAAAATACGATGTTCGTTACTATCATCCAAATCCCAATGATTATCTACATTTTACAACTCAAAGTAACCATAGCTTCTTTATTCGACATGAATTAAGGTTTTCTTCCCTCGAAACAAAAACAGCAATTACAAATTTTTTTGATACCATGGCTTATCTAGACGATCAAGGGCAAGGGAATACACAAGCTTTTGCCGATAAAATTTATGGTATTTACGACAATGTGCAACAGCAAGATCCAAGATTTGCAATGGTTTTAAGAGGTTTTTCCCCAGATGCCCGACATGTTCTTCAAGTTATAAAAGAGGAGCATGAGCAAGTTAATTTTAGTACTCCTTGTCCATATAATGGACATACGACCAGTAATAGACCGGGTGGTTCGAGAAAACAAACAACTCGGATTCTAGCAATCGTACCTCAACAATCAGAACCACCGCTTCAACAAGCAGAAGAAACAGGGCAACTTATGCCTACACAAGAAACTCATCAACAACCATTTTTGGCTCAAAAAGAAACGCCGCCCAAAGCGAAACCTAGAAATAAGTTCATGCCCTACAAGACATACAGTTGATTCTAGGACAATTAGTTAAACGCTCGATATAAAGAAATTAACAATATCTGTCATATTTCGGTTATCAACGAGTGTGTTTAAATCTAAAGCGATATTTTTTTCGTAATACGGGCTTAAATCAATCCCAACACCAAGTCCAACTACCTCAACTCCCAATTGGGCTTGCTGTGCAATCACTGTTTTTAGATGATTGTCTAAATAGAATTTATCATTGGCTTGATTGGTTGCAGTATCCATTGGACAGCCATCAGACAAAACCACCAATATTTTTCGTTTGGTATCAATATTTGATAACCGCTGACTCGCCCATTGTATCGCTTCTCCATCGATACCCT is a window encoding:
- the pta gene encoding phosphate acetyltransferase gives rise to the protein MKVMDLIIHKAKQSPRTIVLCESDDERIIQAAIKASEDGIANIILVGNTRNVSKLILKHQPNISDSECQIEIMDPAASPLIEQLAQALFEKRKHKGMTLERAKKEVLKPLCFANMLVEHGIAEGSVAGAVYSTADVVRSAIQIIGISPNSKIVSSFFLMIMCQPFHTFKGGMIFSDCGLVIDPNAEELADIAMAASKNAQALLGKDPKVAMLSFSTNGSAKHSAVDKVVQASRIVKEVMPELAIDEDVQLDAALVADIAKVKKPDSKVKGESNVLIFPNLEAGNIGYKMAERMAQATAVGPLLQGLAKPANDLSRGCNANDVYNVVAVTVVQAQAASEL
- a CDS encoding sulfite exporter TauE/SafE family protein; the protein is MITTLILLLLIIVIGTYFQTATGFGLGIIVTGLATAFGLAELNFIAAVVSLVTLVNCLFVLPKSLYNIDWKISIFAGLAIIPGVILGVQLLSYLSDSATSILQALLGLMIIISGVSSISKVSQNQEKPSSHISTFSIAGFASGFTGGLFGMAGPPLVFHFYRQPFSIVSIRNLLLLLFACSSASRSLFLWSQDQITNEILLLSALAVPLVSITSIIAVKYPIPLKPQSMKKVVFLLLMVLGGYLLIKSFMIFS